From Spirochaeta isovalerica, the proteins below share one genomic window:
- a CDS encoding O-acetylhomoserine aminocarboxypropyltransferase/cysteine synthase family protein — protein MSYRFNTKAIHSGNYTDETGARAVPIHRTSAYLFRDAEHAANLFALKELGNIYTRLQNPTQDVLEKRVADLEGGAAALALASGTSAIFYTVINTCAMGDEVVAAVNLYGGTFTMFKDILPGLGIKVRFVNPVKPEEFEEAINEKTRLLYTEVIGNPSLDVASIKDIAAIADRHKIPLAVDSTFTTPYHIRPLEHGAHIVIHSLTKWMGGHGTGIGGIVVDGGKFDWSDSRFKLYHDPEPSYHDLRFGHDLGELQPLAFILRMRLIPLRNLGACISPDNAWIFLQGLETLALRMERHSSNALAIARYLKKHPKVAWVRYPGLEDDPAYKTASKELENGFGGMVVFGVKEGREGGEKFINSLKLFSHLANVGDAKSLAIHPASTTHSQLSEEDLEKGSIGADLIRLSVGIEHIDDLMEDLDQALG, from the coding sequence ATGAGCTACCGATTTAATACAAAGGCCATACATTCGGGAAATTATACCGATGAGACCGGAGCCCGGGCCGTACCGATTCATAGAACAAGCGCCTATCTCTTCCGCGATGCGGAGCACGCCGCAAATCTTTTCGCTCTTAAGGAACTGGGTAATATTTATACCCGTCTCCAGAATCCCACGCAGGATGTTCTGGAGAAGAGAGTCGCCGATCTTGAAGGCGGCGCGGCTGCGCTGGCCCTCGCATCAGGGACATCGGCGATTTTCTATACGGTCATAAATACCTGCGCGATGGGAGATGAAGTCGTTGCGGCTGTTAATCTCTACGGCGGAACTTTCACTATGTTCAAGGATATCCTTCCCGGATTGGGTATAAAGGTCAGGTTCGTAAATCCCGTCAAACCTGAAGAGTTCGAAGAGGCCATTAACGAAAAAACCCGATTGCTCTATACGGAAGTGATTGGAAATCCGTCGCTTGATGTGGCTTCCATCAAAGATATTGCCGCCATTGCCGATAGACACAAAATTCCTCTAGCCGTGGATTCCACTTTTACCACGCCATACCATATCCGCCCTCTGGAGCATGGAGCGCATATCGTTATCCATTCTCTGACTAAATGGATGGGCGGACATGGGACAGGGATTGGTGGAATCGTAGTGGACGGGGGAAAATTCGACTGGTCTGACAGCCGTTTTAAACTCTATCATGATCCGGAGCCTTCCTATCACGACTTGAGATTCGGTCATGATCTGGGAGAATTGCAGCCGCTGGCTTTCATTCTCCGCATGAGGCTGATTCCGCTGCGTAATCTGGGAGCCTGCATCAGTCCCGATAACGCCTGGATATTTCTCCAGGGCCTGGAGACGCTGGCTCTGAGAATGGAGAGACACAGTTCCAATGCTCTCGCCATTGCGCGATACCTGAAAAAGCATCCCAAGGTCGCCTGGGTCCGTTATCCGGGTCTGGAAGACGACCCTGCATACAAAACAGCTTCGAAGGAACTGGAAAACGGCTTCGGGGGCATGGTTGTCTTCGGTGTGAAAGAAGGACGGGAAGGAGGGGAGAAATTCATTAACAGCCTGAAACTCTTCTCCCATCTTGCCAATGTGGGTGATGCGAAAAGCCTCGCCATACATCCTGCGAGCACGACCCATTCCCAGCTTTCCGAAGAAGATCTGGAGAAGGGTAGCATAGGGGCCGATCTGATCAGATTATCCGTCGGGATCGAGCATATTGACGATCTTATGGAAGATCTGGATCAGGCTTTGGGCTGA
- a CDS encoding STAS domain-containing protein, whose protein sequence is MKVAEKNGIRIITLETDHLDALNSDEIKKNMISNSEGAEKVILNLGKITFVDSSGLGAILTVFRHIGSLKGSMVIAEPRESVKVLFKLVRLSHMIKVFDTESEALAHFQ, encoded by the coding sequence ATGAAAGTTGCAGAAAAAAACGGAATCAGAATTATCACATTGGAAACAGATCATCTCGATGCGCTAAATTCCGATGAAATCAAAAAGAACATGATTTCAAACAGTGAAGGTGCGGAGAAAGTCATACTCAACCTCGGGAAAATCACTTTTGTCGATAGTTCCGGCCTGGGAGCTATCCTGACAGTCTTTCGACATATCGGGAGTCTGAAAGGCAGCATGGTTATTGCCGAACCCAGAGAATCGGTCAAGGTTCTATTCAAACTCGTCCGATTGTCCCATATGATCAAAGTCTTTGATACGGAGAGCGAAGCTTTAGCACATTTTCAATGA
- a CDS encoding ATP-binding SpoIIE family protein phosphatase produces MFTSVPLFIIFLCFIFLLQTVFFYFYELNEKGFYPLLVSLAGLIGFFPVSFFLKRKSHFNHYALVSFLLLFFFYFIQLFLMVFFQIRYLWSLLLLVQILSSYYMLSNRYFYFFTFFNGFVYSWYFLIYFTKGSSLDSLLAMVFALFLSLLIHCDRRNALTTLADSYEKQKEINNRFRQLEENISQVFLLTSTDMQQIFYVSSAFEDLVKISREEFIKNPSIWREFIFQGDKLRVDLEIETVIQERNAREFDCRIDSHEGLIWLRFQIYPVKSELSVGIDRFAIIVDDITESKMAELKLAEARSLDGEMAARIQRNLLFSDFDIPIEGVDGAAESIPSLDVGGDFYDIYNFSPHMVDLIIADVMGKGRIAAMLGAASKSAFMKARLDLSVKYQEVPPIDRIVSETSRSISGELMQMGKFITLQYARLDMEKEIFEFVDKGHTSILHYSARLKCFWSLKGWNMPIGFNPEEKEILSVVPVEQGDLFFLYSDGIIEAENAEGEQFGERRLIYLLKNSIHLTSSQIINKIKNIIFHYSCADSYSDDITCIALKTVQVKQHVSLKNIILEGRRESLKTLRSFTADFLRSEFPGIEKDTHDAVIIALNEAVANVIEHNYEKDPELEGREIYLTAERKGNSSFFRLFWDGREFDWSVLKAPDLSELKSGGYGVSLMKEIMDSISYSANIDGVQQLIMVKDILSAK; encoded by the coding sequence ATGTTTACATCGGTCCCTCTGTTTATCATTTTTCTCTGTTTTATTTTTCTTCTTCAGACAGTTTTCTTTTATTTCTATGAACTGAATGAAAAGGGGTTCTATCCTCTTTTGGTATCTTTAGCGGGATTGATTGGTTTCTTTCCGGTTTCTTTTTTTCTTAAGAGAAAATCTCATTTCAACCATTACGCCCTTGTCAGCTTTCTCCTGCTTTTCTTTTTTTATTTTATCCAACTTTTTCTGATGGTTTTCTTTCAAATCCGTTATTTATGGAGCCTTCTTCTTCTGGTCCAGATCCTTTCGAGTTACTATATGCTGAGTAACCGTTATTTTTACTTTTTTACCTTTTTCAACGGATTTGTATACTCATGGTATTTTTTAATCTATTTTACGAAGGGGTCCTCTCTCGATTCGCTCCTGGCCATGGTTTTTGCCCTGTTTCTTTCGCTATTGATTCATTGCGACAGGCGTAATGCGCTGACAACATTGGCCGATTCCTATGAAAAACAGAAAGAGATTAACAATCGTTTCAGACAGCTGGAAGAAAACATCAGCCAGGTCTTCCTGCTCACATCCACTGATATGCAGCAGATATTCTACGTCAGTTCCGCTTTTGAAGACCTGGTTAAGATTTCCCGCGAGGAGTTTATCAAAAATCCTTCCATCTGGCGGGAGTTTATCTTTCAGGGAGACAAACTCCGAGTTGATCTGGAAATAGAGACGGTTATACAAGAGCGTAATGCCCGGGAGTTCGATTGCCGGATCGATAGTCATGAGGGGCTGATCTGGCTTCGCTTTCAGATTTACCCGGTTAAGTCGGAGCTTTCTGTCGGTATCGACCGCTTCGCCATTATTGTAGATGACATTACCGAAAGCAAAATGGCTGAACTGAAACTGGCTGAGGCCCGTTCTCTCGATGGTGAAATGGCAGCCCGCATTCAGAGAAATCTTCTTTTTTCCGATTTTGATATTCCCATCGAAGGCGTTGACGGCGCGGCCGAATCCATTCCTTCTCTGGATGTCGGGGGAGACTTCTATGATATTTACAATTTCTCTCCCCATATGGTGGACCTCATTATTGCCGATGTTATGGGAAAGGGAAGGATTGCCGCTATGCTGGGCGCGGCATCTAAAAGCGCATTTATGAAAGCCAGGCTTGATCTTTCTGTTAAATATCAGGAAGTGCCTCCCATAGACAGGATTGTCTCGGAGACATCCCGCTCCATATCCGGCGAACTTATGCAGATGGGAAAATTCATCACTCTTCAATATGCCAGACTGGATATGGAAAAGGAAATTTTTGAGTTTGTCGATAAAGGACACACAAGCATCCTGCACTATTCGGCGAGGCTGAAATGTTTCTGGTCCCTGAAAGGATGGAACATGCCCATAGGGTTCAATCCTGAAGAGAAGGAGATCCTGAGCGTTGTACCTGTTGAACAAGGGGATCTCTTCTTTTTATATTCCGATGGAATCATAGAAGCCGAAAATGCCGAAGGGGAACAGTTCGGCGAAAGACGTCTTATATATTTGTTGAAAAACAGCATTCATCTCACTTCAAGCCAGATCATCAATAAAATAAAAAACATCATTTTCCATTACTCCTGTGCCGACAGTTATTCCGATGATATTACCTGTATAGCTTTGAAAACAGTGCAGGTGAAACAACACGTATCTCTCAAAAACATTATCCTCGAAGGCCGACGCGAGTCGCTGAAAACTCTTAGATCTTTTACGGCGGATTTTCTCAGAAGTGAATTTCCCGGTATTGAAAAAGATACGCATGACGCTGTAATAATCGCTCTCAACGAAGCTGTTGCCAATGTCATCGAGCATAATTATGAGAAAGATCCGGAGCTCGAGGGCCGGGAAATATATCTGACAGCGGAACGGAAGGGGAATTCCTCATTTTTCCGTTTGTTCTGGGATGGCCGGGAGTTCGACTGGTCCGTTCTCAAAGCTCCCGATCTGAGTGAGTTGAAAAGCGGTGGATACGGAGTTTCGCTAATGAAGGAAATTATGGATTCCATAAGCTACTCCGCCAATATTGACGGAGTTCAGCAGCTCATAATGGTCAAAGATATTCTGTCAGCGAAATGA
- a CDS encoding endonuclease/exonuclease/phosphatase family protein, which produces MKKILLIIVYTIVSLVIILGGLVLWLTITDYRPDLITSAEMTNQGQSPRTSESLTIINWNLGYGGLGENMDFFMDGGTGVRAPEAEYLTNWQGIETFIRKNTADVYFFQEMDRKSTRSYKNDQYEITAELLAGYNRTFAPNYKVKYIPSPTIVGTQYGSVLSGLALFSRFPFSQSLRYSLPGNYKWPKSVFFLDRCLLVSTATVSGGKEVVFINAHLSAYDKGGFLKKDQLKFLKDLAEKEYGDGKYVIIGGDWNSYMPGTDGATFKSEEKAPDFYQPLPPDWQMEGWTWGADRSTPTNRSLAAPYKAGETFTTVIDGFLLSPNLELKSINTIDLNFKHTDHNPLRLEVSFR; this is translated from the coding sequence ATGAAAAAAATACTATTAATAATCGTTTACACAATTGTTTCTCTGGTGATAATTCTCGGAGGCCTGGTTCTCTGGCTGACCATAACGGATTACAGACCAGATTTAATAACTTCCGCGGAAATGACAAACCAGGGTCAATCGCCCCGAACAAGTGAAAGTCTTACGATCATAAACTGGAACCTCGGTTATGGGGGTCTCGGTGAAAATATGGATTTTTTTATGGATGGGGGCACCGGGGTAAGAGCCCCGGAAGCTGAATATCTGACCAACTGGCAGGGAATCGAGACCTTTATCAGAAAAAATACTGCAGATGTCTACTTTTTTCAGGAAATGGATAGAAAGAGCACCCGTTCCTACAAAAATGATCAGTATGAAATCACGGCGGAACTTCTCGCTGGATATAACCGGACTTTCGCCCCCAATTATAAAGTTAAATATATTCCCTCCCCGACAATCGTGGGAACGCAATACGGTTCCGTATTATCAGGGCTGGCTCTTTTTTCTCGATTTCCTTTTTCGCAGTCCCTGAGATATTCTCTTCCGGGAAACTACAAGTGGCCGAAAAGCGTCTTCTTTCTCGACCGCTGCCTCCTTGTTTCAACCGCAACAGTATCAGGCGGCAAAGAAGTCGTCTTTATCAATGCCCACTTGTCCGCTTATGACAAAGGCGGATTCCTCAAAAAAGATCAGTTGAAATTTCTCAAAGATCTGGCGGAAAAAGAGTATGGCGATGGAAAATATGTCATTATCGGGGGAGACTGGAACAGTTATATGCCCGGTACGGACGGAGCGACCTTTAAATCAGAGGAAAAAGCTCCGGATTTCTATCAGCCCCTCCCCCCGGACTGGCAGATGGAAGGATGGACCTGGGGCGCCGACCGCTCAACTCCGACCAACCGCTCTCTGGCCGCTCCCTACAAAGCGGGCGAAACCTTTACGACGGTCATCGACGGCTTTCTCCTGTCTCCCAACCTGGAGCTGAAAAGCATAAATACAATCGATCTGAATTTTAAACACACAGATCACAACCCCCTCCGTCTGGAAGTTTCATTTCGCTGA